Part of the Anopheles coluzzii chromosome 3, AcolN3, whole genome shotgun sequence genome is shown below.
GTTACGAGTGTCTTGGTAGAAAACCCCAATTTATCATTCTACGCATCCTAAAAGTAATGTGGAAAGGACTCAAAAGTAAATAGTATTGTGCCCACCTGCTTTTTATTATCTCTCCAaccacttcttcttcttcttctatttggcgtaacgtcctacgcggacatgccggcctatacaggttttcgagacttaattcattaccacgcagccggatagtcaatccttgctacggggggactgTCCATTCTGGggttgaacccatgacgggcatgttattgagtcgttcgagatGATGTAccactgtaccacgggaccgcccctacCAACTACTTATCTAGGTCGAATAAATCCAAAACGGTTTAAATAGTGATACAATGATGTGGATCAAGCATTTAACCTGGTGGTCAAATATTGTAAATTTGAGAAAACTTGATACAAATTACCCGTCATCTTAACGTACATTTAGTAAGGTATATTATCATGTTGTATATGTCATGTTGTACACCAATGATAAGAATACTGCATTCCTTAATCATTTGCTCAAAAATTATGCTCAATAGCTGTCTTTGAATTGCGTTaacttttaaataatttatgtttatgcAATTTACTTGTCAACGGGGAACATATATTTTGTTTGTCCTTATCGTATCCAATATCTCAttttcaatcctaaaattcGAAACAACATGTTTAGTAGTTAACTTTGGACAGTTGAGAATAATGCTCCTTTGCTGTCTTCATTTCAGAATCTATGGATAATCCATACTATATAGGGtttttgatcgtatcccatagatttttggttcgttcccataatttattggtattttccgattggatatcaatacggATATCAATGGTGATATGGGAAACGGCCAAATAATCGTGggaacacaccaaacaaatgggaacccaccaaaaattaaTGTGAATAAACTAATAAATCGTGAGCAACCCTTTAAGTTATaaaaaaattttaaattttctgcTGCTTATTAATAAATTAGGATAATAAGTTCCTTCAGTTTTACAAATTTGGTTCAAGCATCATTGATTTATAGATTTCAGTTTTACCTAAAAAAGTGCTATATAGATTTTAGTTTTACCTAATTGCTTTTTACCTAAAAAAGTTAACAATTTGGGTGACTTTACACATTTGAACTACATTTAAGTATCCACTTTCAAGTCGATATTTTGTAAGAACGAAGAAGTCGATCAGTTTTCAAACTCTGATCATGATCCCTAAACCACTTAGTGATTAAAGGACTGTTCTTTTCTTTAAACATTCCATCTAAACTATtaggaactatttcattgaaTCAAAATAATCAATCTTTGCGGAAATCAAATGCTTGTTGCGAGATTTCGTTTTGATTTCAGCCAACACTCCTCATCAGACACTCCAATTGAGCGATTTGGTCCAACACATGATCTCATAGACGCATCACAGTTCACAATCTCCGGAGCACCAAACACGGCATCCCCGGCGATCTCCCATCCACCATCAGTCCGAAAACGGAAATATCGATAGGATGTCCCTGGTGTGCCGTGCTTTCGTTCGCAAAGATTCATTCCCATTCCGTGTCCCACAAGCGGTTCCACAGATCGTGTTTGTCCGATTTTAGCAATCACACAGAAGTTTCCTTTTCCGTCCGAAAATGGCCCAAAAATACGGCGACAAATCTTGTCCGGCCCGACAAGTTggcgtgtgtttgtctgtaTTTTGTATCGAACTGCCTGTCGCGTGGGTGACGGCCTAAAAGAGTGCCTTACATTGCGATGGCGTAGGACGGAATCGGTCGCTGCCTGGGGGCTGCGAAGGGGAAGGAAGCTGCGAAGGCGGGATTGAATGGTTTGGATACGTTACTActtcttttacttcctctTTATCGCTGTCTCTCTCGCGCTTACATTTCTTGGAACCCGTTGGGAGGTGGTAATGTAGTCGATGTCGCCTTCGCACCGGTGACTCGGTGACACGGAGGTGCTGTGTAACCCGATgcaacacactcacgcacCGCACCTTGGCAGCTTTGGGTTGGTGAATCACGCCGGTTTTGTGTTTCTAAATTTggtattctctctctctgtgatgtgatgggtggaaaattcatcgaaaaagggaaattaaaaAGGGCAACATTCGGTGGATGTTTCCGCAGCATCGCGACGTGTTTTAGAACCTTACGGCCACATCCGAAACACAATATATCCCCTCTGCCTGTCCGCCGCCGACGAGAATGCACGCGCCGGGCCGGGATGTTGACGCAACGGAACTAAAAATAGAGCCATTGTTCTTGAAGTTCTTCGCGCATTCCAACGTGCTGCCGTGCTGCCGGCCACTTAAGTGAGAGTGGTCTATCGCTAAGACCGGCGATCACTTCCGTTCCGACGGGATGGGATCTTCTTTCCCGCCGTTTTGCGGGATGCCCTTTGCCGGGAACCGCAATGGGTAAGCAGATCAGATCGATTGCCCGCCGCGGGGTGCGCCGACTTTCGCAACGTACACGCAGCACGGTacgcacacacgtacgcatCGCAGCCCCGGTGGGCTTCATGTTCGGTGCGCGTCATCATACGCGTCGTGGCCGCAAACCGTCGACACACACGTAGGCGTCGCGGGAACACCGCTGCTTCACCGCGACGGCCTTTTCATAATATTTAATTCATGGAGTGAACCGGCGCCGAACTCAGTTCCATCCCGTCCGTCGGCCAGTAAACAAGTGATCTCCTCTACTGCTCCGTGTCCGCGCTCGAAACTGTCCAAGGGCTACCGTgtatgtgcgcgtgtgtgtgcgtgtgtgtatgctggCGTAAACCAGTGCTTAAAACAACATACCGAACCGGCTTCTTCTCGTGCGCGCAGGCGTAAGCGCAccaactctctttctctcgcgcaCGTTATCTCGCGCTCAGCGCAAAACAAGGTGTACAGAGAAAGGGCACGAGGTAAAAGGCATCCCCAACCCCCCGACCGACCGTGGGGAGATTCGTgtgactgtgtgcgtgtgtgtgtgagtgagcggCGGGGTTGTTTCGTTCGCTCAAAAACGCTGCCCTGCATCACGGCACTGTTCAGTTCGTTCGTGCATTCCGGTCCCAGTGCTGCTAGTAGTGTGAccctgtgctgctgctgtctctCTGTTACCCCACTTTGTGCACGGTGTGATCCGACATATCCCCTCCGCACCAACCAAGCACAACGTGATTACCTCATCGCGCATCCGCAAAGTGTGTCAACGCATGGCCGCGCGCAGATGGTTGGAAAAGTGATTCTAGCGCGCTAACTGGCCACGGTTAGTGATAACGGGTGCCATCACGCTATCAGTGCAGTGCAAAAGTGTCGTACAGTGGTGAAAGATAactgaaaaaaacacacccacgCCACAGGGTAATTGAATAATAAGTACGTTAAACGGTAGTGATATTGGTGTGCAATAAGTGATAAAAGTAGAACGCAAAGTGTATCCCGATAAACATGGGGTTGAATAACCGCGACAAGCAGGCAAAGCTGAAAACTCAGAGCCTGCTAGACTCCGAGCGAGCCGGACAGCAAACGGTGACGACGGTAACGGTGGATCATGGTACGGTCGCGATGCCACTGGAGTCGATGGCAACCGTCAGCTCATCGACGGCGAACAACAGCAGTTCGTTCCAGCAGTCGTCATCGCCGTCCTCCTCGACGACCTCGAAGGTCCAGTCCAGTGCAGTGGAAAGTACAGTGCAGCGCAAGTCCTCCGATGGGCGCGTGATCAGTGAAGTGCGTGAGCAAGGCTCCAAGAAGGATGGGCCAAAGTTCAGCACCGTCAGCAGCATGCGCAGTGAGGCTAACCGGGCCAAACAGATCGATAGCTTCATCGAGGAGATACATCACATCGCGAGTGATACGATCGGCTCGACCGCACTGATCGGTGCCCCGGCCGGTATGGAGCTGCCCGCCGGGACGGTCACACAGAAAACGGTGCTGCTCAGTGGTGGTGAAAGTGCGCGCAAGCAATCGTACGTCAGTGAGAGTGTTGGCGGTGGTCATACCACCCTCCAGTCCAGTGTGTCCGGTGATGCTAGTCAGCAGGTGATATCGACCATCGGGCCGAGCAAGATCGAGATCTCGAAAATGGCCCTTGACAGCAGTGCCGTGTCGAGCAGTAGCACCAGCAAAGTCATGCAAAGTAGCAGCAGTGCCATAACGaagcaagagcagcagcaatcatcatcattgtcatCTTCATCGCAGAGTGCGATGCATAGTGAGAAAAATGTGTCCGAATCTAGTGCAATCTCCAGTTCACACAAGTCTGAGTCGAAGCAGAGCAAAAGCTCCCACACgacctcgtcgtcgtcgtcgtcgtcgagcACCAGCAAACTGATGTCGAGTGCTCAAAGCAAGGCTCAGTCTGTGTCGGAAACATTCCAATCGTCCGCACATGGTACGAGCGACAGTGCACAGTCCGGACGACAGACGGATACGCTGTCGATGAACGGTGGTAGACAGTCGCTGTCCACAGTACAGTCATCACACCTGCCGGACCATTCCACGTACGATCAGAAATCATTCCAGCTGGTGGATGGAGATGGCAAGACCCGCCAGCAGCATGACAGCCAGAGCTACTCGATGGCACAGAGTCAAGCGCCGACCACGAAAATCGTGTACGATTCGGCGGGTAATCAGATCACGAGCACTTCCTCCTCGTACCAAGCCGCGCAGGGCTACAGTACCTCCTCGTTCCAGACGGAGTTCTCCGACGGAGTCGATTTGTCGAAGTCGGCCAAGGACAGTTCCGCTGGAACGGCCAAGCTTCGCCAGACGGCGAACAACCAGAATCAAGTGCTGTACGATACAGCGGGCAACCGGATCACGACCACCGGCTCCTCATCGTATCAAGCGGCGCAAGGTTACAGTTCCTCGTCCTTCCAGAGCTCCGAAGCGATGGACTCAAAGTCATCGAAGGACTACATGTCCTCTACCAGTACATCCACGAAGCAGAGTCACAATGTGTCCACTTCCAAGGGTATGACGTCCAGCAGCGCAAAGGACTCTATCATCGACTCAACCACACTGGACAACTACTCGGTGCAGTTGCACGATTCGTCCACCGGTCAGCAACACTCCAACAATATGCTCATGAAAACGGAGTCGGCCCACACCGTGGCCAGCCTTTCGTCGGCACACGACGCACTGGCCAGTACGATCCAGAGCACGCAGCTCATTACGGAATCGGCGAGCGAGGCGCAGCAGCGCCAGCAACACTCCGAGTCGACCAAAACGTACGAAACGTCCTCGCACTATGCGCAGATGGACGAGGAAAGCCGTTCCCGGCGCAAGACGTCCGAGTATCGCGAGCAGCGCGAATCGAATGCCGCCATCCTGAAGCGCAAGATCTACGACGAGCACGGGCGGCGGCTGAACTTGATCGATGAGAAAATTGTGCCGAAAGACATCGTGACGGCGGACCTGCAGGACGACGTGACGAACGTGACCAAAACGTCGTTCGAGGCGAAACTGTTCAACCCGAAGCTGAAGCGATGGGAGCTGGTCGACCAGAAGACGATACTGGAGAAGGACATTACCACCGACATACCGGTGGAGATCGTCCAGGAGCTGGAGGTGGAGCGTCCCGAGCTGGCCAACATCACCACGACGATTCAGATGACGAAGGTTAGTGTTGCTACGCATTGCGGTTGGGTTCTGAAGGTGCTTTTGAACATCACAACTAACATTAATCCCTTAATGTGCTTGTATGTGTAGGTATACGATGCCAAGACCAAGCAGTGGAAAACGATCGATCAGAAGAAGCACATCGATGTGCTGGAAAAGATCACCTTCCTGGAGGAAAGCTCCGGACGCTCGGAGCTGGACGAGTCGGAGCGAACGAAAAACATGAAATCCATGGACATGGTGGTAGGTCTCGATGAAACAAGACACATCTAGATCATTTTAAAAGCTGCATTTTGTACTCGCATTTGTTCTTTCACAGGACCGTGTGACAATCAAGGAGGTGAGCGATCTAAGCGATCAGAAACGAAACCAGATCAACAAAACGTCCAAACGCACAGACCAACAAACCATCCAGGAGCAGTGCATCTGCGAAATCTGTACCTGCGGGTAAGTGTAACAATGAGTGGGGCGACCTCCCTGATGCCCACGTTTTTCTGTCCTCTTATTGGTCTCACGTCTGGCATTCAAACACCCACCAGCGGCATGGGGTACGTTGCATGTCCTTCAAAAGCGTTCAACGCGATCGGAAGAGGAAACTGCAGCGCACAGACGGCGATGCTCGTCCCCCTACTTGGTCGGAATTAATAGCTCCCACTGGTTCACTTCTCCCAATTCCTCCATGTCTCAttcattcccccccccccctcccctgaCCACTTGCCCCCAATCAATGCCGACGACCGTGTGTAAACCTTAAATGGTCAATTGGCAAGATCGCCGTGCTGAGCGTGTTTGCGGTTCGTTTGGTCGCCGTCGTTTCAATTTATGCTCATTTACAATCAACCTACGCGCCTTGCCCGCGATGACATCATCGCGGGTGCTTTGCCACGATTGAGCCCGAGATGCGAGATAGtggtgttgctggtggtggtagttgtgcgATCATCATCGGCAGCGCCCGCTGTCAGCAATGTTGggtgttatttatttagtttgttttggtttgcctCTTGCCACGGATGCTTTCAGCTGTGAGCTCTTTTGATTCTTCTCTTCACACTTCTTCATTGTGTGGCGATTCCCTTTATGTACAGGGTTTCTTATGTATTTTTGACTTTTTGTGATTACAACAAAGCGATGAAATAGGGGtagttgtattttttatttttctaagtaaaatacaaaaacaagaaacatgatgtataaaaaataatttatttcgtCGAGTATTTTTAAACTCATATTTTTATGTATTGGACCAATTTTTCTTGGTCAAAGGCTTTTTTAACGACACCACAATTCTCATGTGCCTCTCAAATATAATCAAAAAGCTTTTATCAAGAGAAACTAGTTCACTTAACCCATACCGGTCATGGAATTGATCCCAATCTCATAAAGGTTTTAGTATTGGTTCCGGAACCATATTTGTCTTGAAACTGTTTTTAAACGTATAACATTCCTGTCCTTGAACTAATCTTATAAAATATTACCCCTGAAACTGATCATGAATCTAAACCTATCCTGAATTTAACTAAGCACTCCCACTGTCTCTAGAGTTGATCCTAACACCATGTCGTTTCCCAAATTAATCTCCAACTAAATCGAATCAATACCGATCCTGGTATGATTCCGGGCACCATTTACACTTCAATGGTTTGATggcggggggggaggggtgctCAGAATCCCTGTACTGGGTCCATATACTTTATGAGTCCCTTCATCCATGGGGCCCCTATATAGCACAGAAGCTCCTGCTGAGAGTACTGTACACATTGTTCTATATGCTGGAATTACCATACACTGGGCCCCTACATTGACGGGGtcccccgcggccgctcagtccgcgcaccgttaaatccgccactgggtTTAGGTACTTAGgcgaaagcggggcaaaatgggcatgtggggcaaaatgggcaccctctatttaagcattttttgactacaaagatactttgcaatgctcaaaatgtattcattagagtgttctattaacaccatgtaagtttcataacccttacataacaaataacgaagaaaaatgcaaaataaggtttagtagcatattgatgtaatttttgccacttcgaaaataagcttaaaccagtgtcacagggatgcgttgaagttttacacGATATGTTTTTagagatatgatatttctatacaatttgtctgaagaaagcaaggcgattgaatgcgtatttttactaatataacaaaaattacaaaaatgcttcacgtggggcaaaatggacagttacacttggggcaaaatgggcagatgcttttgacacAGCTTCTAAAGATTCGaatttgtagatttaaacgtgtaaaaactgttgtaattttgataacatatttttgtaagaattttaagggcttttctgaccagcaaaacaaaagatagaacgaaaatacatttcacgaaacgtgcgcaaaagcatagaccattacctaagcgcagttgttgtggcccattttgccccagtgtGTTGACGTTTCACACTTTGTTTACatgtgcccattttgccccagggctatgcccattttactaTTTTGTCAAAAAAGCTTCTCGAAAAACATCAACTtgtattttacattattttaatgtttttaagttgttttcattctacgtggcaattttaatccatagataaatggtggagacatacaataatgaaagagaTCATTTAGCCCCGCTTTCTCCTACGTGAGTAACTGATTCCGCTACCATATTTGTCAATGAAACATTTCCGGCATCTGTTTTAAATATTCAGCGCAGTTTTCCGATTAATTAGCCAGCACATAACttactattttttaaaaattataaattaattgTGTATATCCTTTTATGAACTTCACATTTCAGACGGCATAACTGCTACAACTGTGGAGGAGGTACTGCAACGACACAAACTAAATCCTCAAAATATACTGCCACGAGCAATTCGGAAAATGTTTACCATCAAGGTAAATTTAATCCAGATATAAACTGTATGTGCactataattatttttattattttcttcttttagaAAATTTCACATCAGAGCTCAGTGCGCAAGCAACGTCGGGAAGACGAGGAACATGGACAATAGAAGATGCAGAAGATCATCTGAATCGAAGGGAATCGTACACGATTGAACATAGCAGCACCGCAAACGAAACATCGGAACGCAGACTCACGTGGACGAAGGATGATTTGGAAAAGGTTGATGTCACGAAGCTTAAAGCTGACTACATGCGACCAAAACCAATCAAGCATGAAGATAATCTCAAGCCCGAAGGAGCATTTACGGTGCCGGAACGAGCAGGATACACCCCAGGGGAGCGTGTCAAGCCGATAAAACCCGATGACAACCTTCGTCCAGAGGGCGAGTTCTCTACTCCAGAGAAGCTTCAGTACAGACCGGCCGAGCGTCCAAAGCAGGTTCGACCTGAGGATAACCTCAGACCGGAAGGAGACTTCGAGAAACCTGAGAAGCCTCAATACAGACCGGCCGAGCGTCCGAAACAGATCAAACCTGAGGATAACCTGCGTACTGAGGGAGAGTTCCAGGCTCCTGAGCGTCCAGAGTATCGTCCTGGAGAGCGACCGAAGCCTGTGCGTCACGATGATAATCTTCGTCCCGAGGGAGACTTCGAGCGTCCCGAGAAATCACCATTCCGACCAGCCGAGCGACCGAAGCAGGTTCGTCCTGAGGACAATCTTCGTCCAGAGGGCGATTTCTCTACTCCAGAGAAGCTTCAGTACAGACCGGCCGAGCGTCCAAAGCAGGTTCGACCTGAGGATAACCTCAGACCGGAAGGAGAGTTCGAGAAACCTGAGAAGCCTCAATACAGACCGGCCGAGCGTCCGAAACAGATCAAACCTGAGGATAACCTGCGTACTGAGGGAGAGTTCCAGGCTCCTGAGCGTCCAGAGTATCGTCCTGGAGAAAGACCGAAGCCTGTGCGTCACGATGATAATCTTCGTCCCGAGGGAGACTTCGAGCGTCCCGAGAAATCACCATTCCGACCAGCCGAGCGACCGAAGCAGGTTCGTCCTGAGGACAATCTTCGTCCAGAGGGCGATTTCTCTACTCCAGAGAAGCCTCAGTACAGACCGGCCGAGCGACCGAAGCAGATTCGACCTGAGGATAACCTCAGACCGGAAGGAGAGTTCGAGAAGCCTGAGAAGCCTCAGTACAGACCGGCCGAGCGTCCGAAGCAGATCAAACCTGAAGATAACCTGCGTACTGAGGGAGAGTTCCAGGCTCCTGAGCGTCCAGAGTATCGTCCTGGAGAGCGTCCGAAGCCTGTGCGTCACGATGATAATCTTCGTCCCGAGGGAGACTTCGAGCGTCCCGAGAAATCTCCATTCCGACCAGCCGAGCGACCGAAGCAGGTTCGTCCTGAGGACAATCTTCGTCCAGAGGGCGAGTTCTCTACTCCAGAGAAGCCTCAGTATAGACCGGCCGAGCGTCCGAAGCAGGTTCGACCTGAGGATAACCTCAGACCGGAAGGAGAGTTCGAGAAGCCTGAGAAGCCTCAGTACAGACCGGCCGAGCGTCCGAAGCAGATTAAACCTGAGGATAACCTGCGCACTGAGGGAGAGTTCCAGGCTCCTGAGCGTCCAGAGTATCGTCCTGGAGAGCGACCGAAGCCTGTGCGTCACGATGATAATCTTCGTCCCGAGGGAGACTTCGAGCGTCCCGAGAAATCACCATTCCGACCAGCCGAGCGACCGAAGCAGGTTCGTCCTGAGGACAATCTTCGTCCAGAAGGCGATTTCTCTACTCCAGAGAAGCCTCAGTACAGACCGGCCGAGCGTCCAAAACAGGTTCGTCCTCAAGATAACCTCAAGCCCGAAGGTGATTTCGAACGACCTCAGCCTACGATTGTAGGAAAGGCCGAGAGAGCTCAGATTGTTCGTCACGAGGACAATCTGTATATGGAAGGCAACTTCGAACGTACTGAGAAAACGGTTTACATATCTGGCGAGCGACCGAAGCCCATAAGACCTGATGATAATCTTCGTCCTGAGGGAGACTTCGAGCGCCCCGAGAAATCACCATTCCGACCAGCCGAGCGACCGAAGCAGGTTCGTCCTGAGGACAATCTTCGTCCAGAGGGCGAGTTCTCTACTCCAGAGAAGCCTCAGTACAGACCGGCCGAGCGTCCGAAGCAGATTCGACCTGAGGATAACCTCAGACCGGAAGGAGAGTTCGAGAAGCCTGAGAAGCCTCAGTACAGACCGGCCGAGCGTCCGAAGCAGATCAAACCTGAAGATAACCTGCATACTGAAGGAGAGTTCCAGACTCCTGAGCGTCCAGAGTATCGTCCTGGAGAGCGACCGAAGCCCATAAGACCTGATGATAATCTTCGTCCTGAAGGAGACTTCGAGCGTCCCGAGAAATCTCCATTCCGACCAGCCGAGCGACCGAAGCAGGTTCGTCCTGAAGACAACCTTCGTCCCGAGGGCGAGTTCTCTACTCCAGAGAAGCCTCAGTACAAATCGGCCGAGCGACCGAAGCAGGTTCGTCCTCAAGATAACCTCAGACCGGAAGGAGAGTTCGAGAAGCCTGAGAAGCCTCAGTACAGACCGGCCGAGCGTCCGAAGCAGATCAAACCTGAGGATAATCTGCGCACTGAGGGTGAGTTCCAGACTCCTGAGCGTCCAGAGTATCGTCCTGGAGAGCGACCGAAGCCTGTGCGTCACGATGATAATCTTCGTCCCGAGGGAGACTTCGAGCGTCCCGAAAAATCTCCATTCCGACCAGCCGAGCGACCGAAGCAGGTTCGTCCTGAAGACAATCTTCGTCCAGAGGGCGAGTTCTCTACTCCAGAGAAGCCTCAGTATAGACCGGCCGAGCGTCCGAAGCAGGTTCGTCCTCAAGATAACCTCAAGCCCGAAGGTGATTTCGAACGACCTCAGCCTACGATTGTAGGAAAGGCCGAGAGAGCTCAGATTGTTCGTCACGAGGGCAATCTGTATATGGAAGGCAACTTCGAACGTACTGAGAAAACGGTTTACATATCTGGCGAGCGACCGAAGCCCATAAGACCTGATGATAATCTTCGTCCCGAGGGAGACTTCGAGCGTCCCGAGAAATCTCCATTCCGACCAGCCGAGCGACCGAAGCAGGTTCGTCCTGAGGACAATCTTCGTCCAGAGGGCGAGTTCTCTACTCCAGAGAAGCCTCAGTACAGACCGGCCGAGCGACCGAAGCAGGTTCGACCTGAGGATAACCTCAGACCGGAAGGAGAGTTCGAGAAGCCTGAGAAGCCTCAGTACAGACCGGCCGAGCGTCCGAAGCAGATCAAACCTGAAGATAACCTGCGTACTGAAGGAGAGTTCCAGGCTCCTGAGCGTCCAGAGTATCGTCCTGGGGAACGACCGAAGCCTGTGCGTCACGATGATAATCTTCGTCCCGAGGGAGACTTCGAGCGTCCCGAGAAATCTCCATTCCGACCAGCCGAGCGACCGAAGCAGGTTCGTCCTGAGGACAATCTTCGTCCAGAGGGCGATTTCTCTACTCCAGAGAAGCCTCAGTATAGACCGGCCGAGCGACCGAAGCAGGTTCGTCCTCAAGATAACCTCAAGCCCGAAGGTGATTTCGAACGACCTCAGCCTACGATTGTAGGAAAGGCCGAGAGAGCTCAGATAGTTCGTCACGAGGACAATCTGTACATGGAAGGCAACTTCGAACGTACTGAGAAAACGGTTTACATATCTGGCGAGCGACCGAAGCCCATAAGACCTGATGATAATCTTCGTCCCGAGGGAGACTTCGAGCGTCCCGAGAAATCACCATTCCGACCAGCCGAGCGACCGAAGCAGGTTCGTCCTGAGGACAATCTTCGTCCAGAGGGCGATTTCTCTACTCCAGAGAAGCCTCAGTATAGACCGGCCGAGCGTCCGAAGCAGGTTCGTCCTCAAGATAACCTCAAGCCCGAAGGTGATTTCGAACGACCTCAGCCTACGATTGTAGGAAAGGCCGAGAGAGCTCAGATAGTTCGTCACGAGGACAATCTGTACATGGAAGGCAACTTCGAACGTACTGAGAAAACGGTTTACATATCTGGCGAGCGACCGAAGCCCATAAGACCTGATGATAATCTTCGTCCCGAGGGAGACTTCGAGCGTCCCGAGAAATCACCATTCCGACCAGCCGAGCGACCGAAGCAGGTTCGTCCTGAAGACAATCTTCGTCCAGAGGGCGAGTTCTCTACTCCAGAG
Proteins encoded:
- the LOC120958519 gene encoding uncharacterized protein LOC120958519 isoform X33, with the translated sequence MGLNNRDKQAKLKTQSLLDSERAGQQTVTTVTVDHGTVAMPLESMATVSSSTANNSSSFQQSSSPSSSTTSKVQSSAVESTVQRKSSDGRVISEVREQGSKKDGPKFSTVSSMRSEANRAKQIDSFIEEIHHIASDTIGSTALIGAPAGMELPAGTVTQKTVLLSGGESARKQSYVSESVGGGHTTLQSSVSGDASQQVISTIGPSKIEISKMALDSSAVSSSSTSKVMQSSSSAITKQEQQQSSSLSSSSQSAMHSEKNVSESSAISSSHKSESKQSKSSHTTSSSSSSSSTSKLMSSAQSKAQSVSETFQSSAHGTSDSAQSGRQTDTLSMNGGRQSLSTVQSSHLPDHSTYDQKSFQLVDGDGKTRQQHDSQSYSMAQSQAPTTKIVYDSAGNQITSTSSSYQAAQGYSTSSFQTEFSDGVDLSKSAKDSSAGTAKLRQTANNQNQVLYDTAGNRITTTGSSSYQAAQGYSSSSFQSSEAMDSKSSKDYMSSTSTSTKQSHNVSTSKGMTSSSAKDSIIDSTTLDNYSVQLHDSSTGQQHSNNMLMKTESAHTVASLSSAHDALASTIQSTQLITESASEAQQRQQHSESTKTYETSSHYAQMDEESRSRRKTSEYREQRESNAAILKRKIYDEHGRRLNLIDEKIVPKDIVTADLQDDVTNVTKTSFEAKLFNPKLKRWELVDQKTILEKDITTDIPVEIVQELEVERPELANITTTIQMTKVYDAKTKQWKTIDQKKHIDVLEKITFLEESSGRSELDESERTKNMKSMDMVDRVTIKEVSDLSDQKRNQINKTSKRTDQQTIQEQCICEICTCGRHNCYNCGGGTATTQTKSSKYTATSNSENVYHQENFTSELSAQATSGRRGTWTIEDAEDHLNRRESYTIEHSSTANETSERRLTWTKDDLEKVDVTKLKADYMRPKPIKHEDNLKPEGAFTVPERAGYTPGERVKPIKPDDNLRPEGEFSTPEKLQYRPAERPKQVRPEDNLRPEGDFEKPEKPQYRPAERPKQIKPEDNLRTEGEFQAPERPEYRPGERPKPVRHDDNLRPEGDFERPEKSPFRPAERPKQVRPEDNLRPEGEFSTPEKPQYRPAERPKQVRPEDNLRPEGEFEKPEKPQYRPAERPKQIKPEDNLRTEGEFQAPERPEYRPGERPKPVRHDDNLRPEGDFERPEKSPFRPAERPKQVRPEDNLRPEGEFSTPEKPQYRPAERPKQIRPEDNLRPEGEFEKPEKPQYRPAERPKQIKPEDNLHTEGEFQTPERPEYRPGERPKPIRPDDNLRPEGDFERPEKSPFRPAERPKQVRPEDNLRPEGEFSTPEKPQYRPAERPKQVRPQDNLKPEGDFERPQPTIVGKAERAQIVRHEGNLYMEGNFERTEKTVYISGERPKPIRPDDNLRPEGDFERPEKSPFRPAERPKQVRPEDNLRPEGEFSTPEKPQYRPAERPKQVRPEDNLRPEGEFEKPEKPQYRPAERPKQIKPEDNLRTEGEFQAPERPEYRPGERPKPVRHDDNLRPEGDFERPEKSPFRPAERPKQVRPEDNLRPEGDFSTPEKPQYRPAERPKQVRPEDNLRPEGDFEKPEKPQFRPAERPKQIKPEDNLRTEGEFQAPERPEYRPGERPKPVRHDDNLRPEGDFERPEKSPFRPAERPKQVRPEDNLKPEGSFEKPEKPQYRPAERPKQVKPLDNLRPEGDFERPKPTPVGKPDRAQIVKHEDNLRVEGNFERVEKTVFVAGERPKPIKPDDNLRPEGDFMTPEKQQFRPAERPKQIKPQDNLRPEGDFERPQKSPIGPGERPKPIRHDDNLRPEGSFERPEKATFKPAERPKQIRPEDNLRTEGEFEKPEKPQFRPAERPKQVKPQDNLQIEGDYNTFKEYTEQKQRKEAILKEVHEPGIADGAVLVTTQTVTTILKGEKKQPTGRQVTSNEVHDHATRSESESFTHSHSQHQQQHHTSEQVSSSTAINRAQRIEASTNERDQTTSQRSATKHSQSIHDVSGRNVAESITNHSQHHVVNGKTVVGGMTEHQSHSSHSLKSSSSSSKVHQTSSSTMQQHSSAIKSSSSSSSSSNTHQHQDSLHQLQHGETRHTRTNGTIVTGDDGGPLPGGVQHHTREQMTGSQVSSSSSKVVIDGKVVTDKSASSKLASEKLAIDGVVVTDKSFVERQKTGFDGMESISNVQTTGQNVHGATSSNLQDTTSTSTGSHSSTKTQSQTRSTNNIIHAESSTNGHPVGRRNGSLTTSSQAGSGQMAETQVKKLIGGKWVTKTIKTESKSFAQDHHQHEAVHGDSKMVHSDHVARQQHQTQSAGTEMHSHSISTSSSSVSKSQSSSTIVSDKTVQRGVRETTVSAGSPSGRPAAGARGGSSIVLGESTIDSSSSKRQQTSTTTKLIGGKLVHVTNASDSNNNSSAGKASAQNASNAHHSSLQEQLSSQTASSTSTASNVMKSSRTSESSTTRNTSTIGQQSSTSQQQQQQYNRKNTFASSENVNNSILCRPAQTSTATTTQHAANGVAGGMSVSGSIQRKSISNLNDSAMYSTTNRTSYSSLHRRGKESAESRMQDYVKTLETGTITNRTVRGQPCPPPTLASTGLSNSSSTATASSSTSMSAANQKSLRDYHSAMNVTRSSSTKANASSISFGDDKFHGTSSYKVQYIQQHEGRCPAAAHDNMKLSKVTKQHTYYVRDKK